From Halomarina ordinaria:
ACGGCCGTCGAGCGTGTCGAGTCCGTCCGCTAGCGTCGCTCGACGTCCCTACCGACGGTCACCGCCGGTCGCCGTCGAAGCCCTCGCGGAAGGCGAGCGCCGTCCGCCGGAACATCAGATAGATAGCGAGGAGGAAGACGGCGATGGCGCCGATGACCACCAGCGTGACGATGTCGAGGCCGAATATCATACCGGAGGTGACGCCCCGCCGAGGAAAGACGTTTCGGGGATGTAACGGTCAAACCGTGATTTGAGCCTCCAGCGAGTATATACCTCCACCGCGCTTCGGGGTAGTCGTCGCTTCGGCCCTCCCCGTTCGACGTGCCCTCCTTCACTCTCTCCACTGTCGTTCGACGCCCGACTCACGGGTACTCCGCCGTCGCCCGCGTCCCGTCGACGTTCAGTTCTGCCGCCACGACCCGAGTCGGCGGAGCCTCGTCGAACCGCACCCCGACCTCGTAGCCGTCGACGCTCATGTCGTCCGAGCACCCCCCGCCGAACAGCCGGTTGTCCGGGTGGTTCGCGCTCTTTCCGTCCACGATTTCGACCGTCAGGACGCCGGATTCGTAGGTCACGTCGCCCAGCGCGACCTCCTTGCACTCGCTCGACCCGACGGCGAGCGCGCCCTGCACGCGGACCGACTCGCCGTCGACCGCGATGACGGGTGCGTCTTCGGAGACGCCCGACTCCACTTCGGAGACCGGCCCGGTCCGAACGCTCCCCGGGTCGCGGCGCTCGAACGTGACGGTGCCGAACGGTTCGTCCGTCGTCCGCGGGTCGTCAGAGGATTCGCCCGAGACGCTGGTCAGACACCCGGCGAGCAACGGGAGGGTTCCGACGAGGAGGGTCCGACGGCGCATAGCCGTTTCTTGTATGTTAGTTTATATATATATATTCCCCCGACTGTTCGCGCTCGAATCACGCTACACCGCGAACGACTCGACGACGCTCCCGTCCGGACGGACGAGTTCCCCACGCAGGGGGTCGGTGTGCAGTTCGGCGTGGGCGGGTTCGTACCAGCGCGGGTCGGCGTGGCTGCCGGGGTTCAGCACCGGCACCTCCCCGAGGTAGTCGAAGCCGGGGCGGTGGGAGTGGCCGACGACGACGAGGTCGGCGTTCGACTGGCGGCCGAACAGCGCGAGGCTGGTGTCGGTGTGTTCGTGCCCGTGGGCGACCGCGAGGCGGACGCCCCCGTGCTCGACCACCCGCGTCTCGGGGAGGCGTTCGCGCACGCCGGGGGTGTCGTTGTTCCCGACGACGCCCGCGAAGGCGGCGCTCTCGGCCTCGAAGGCGTCGAGGACGGCCTCGGTGCAGAAGTCGCCCGCGTGGACCACGAGGGCGGCCTCGCGGACGGCGTCGAGCGTCCGTCCCGCCAGTCGGTGGCCCGTCCGGCCGTGCGTGTCGGAGACGACGGTAATCACGCTCGTCGTGTGGGCCGGGTGGACCGTGGCTCTGGCGGTAGCTCTTTGCCACTCCCTCGACTGCGGACAGTAATGGCAAGCAGCAAGTCGGTCGTCATCGCCGCCCTCATCGCCAACGGGTCCATCGCGGTCATGAAGTTCCTCGGCTACCTCCTCACGGGGAGCCCCTCGATGCTCTCGGAGACGTATCACTCCATCTCCGACACGGGCAACCAGGTGTTCCTGCTGGTCGGCATCCGCTACAGCGGCCGCGAGGCCGACCGCGACCACCCCTTCGGCTACGGGAAGGCGCAGTTCTTCTACGCGTTCCTGGTCGCCGTCCTCCTGTTCGGCATCGCGGGCTGGGAGTCGCTGCGACACGGGTACGAGGCCATCGTCGACCCACACGCCGTCTCGACGAACCTGGTGACGCTCCCCGTCGTCGGGACCGAGATACCGAGCGTCTGGGTGAACTACGCCGTCCTCCTCTTCGCCATCCTCTTCGAGACGTGGGCGCTCTGGAAGGCCTACCAGGGACTCTCGGCGCAGATGGTCGAACACGAGTGGGCGACCCTCCGGGAGGCGTTCCGCAAGACGAGCGACGTCACCACGCTGACGGCGTTCACGGAGGACTCCATCGCGCTCGGCGGTGCAGCCATCGCCCTGGTCGGCGTCTACCTCTCGCAGGTGACCGGTAACCCGATATACGACGCCGTCGGGTCGGTGGTCATCGGCCTGATGCTGATGGGGTTCGCGCTCGCACTCGCCTGGGAGAACAAGCGCCTCCTGCTCGGCGAGTCGGTCGCCGGGGACGAGGACGAACGCCTGCGCACCATCATCCGTGACGCCGAGGGCGTCACCCACATCGACGGCTTCCGAACGGTCTACTTCGGTCCCGAACAGTTGCTCCTCACCGCGGACGTCAGCTTCGACCCCGACCTCGGGACGGAGACCATCGACGAGCGCATCACCGCCATCGAGCGGGCGCTGAAGGACGCGGAACCCCAGATACGGAAGGTGTACCTCGAACCCGAACTCTGACGCAGCGTTCCGAGACGAGACGGCGGACACGTGCGACGCGCCGCCCGCCGGGCGACCGTACCCGTGCGTAGACTTTTACGTCGTCGGGAGCGAATCGTCCGTAGTGACCGCGCCGGCCCACTTGCGATTCTTCCCGTACGGAGAGCCGTACGACCACCAGCGCGAGGCGATGGCGAACATCGCGGAGGCGCTCGACGCGGGGCGCGACGTGCTGTTCGAGGGTGCCTGCGGGACGGGCAAGACCCTCGCGGCGCTCGCGCCGGCGCTCGACCACGCCCGTCGGACCGGGAAGACGGTCGTCATCACCACGAACGTCCACCAGCAGACCCGCCAGTTCATCGAGGAGGCCCG
This genomic window contains:
- a CDS encoding metallophosphoesterase produces the protein MITVVSDTHGRTGHRLAGRTLDAVREAALVVHAGDFCTEAVLDAFEAESAAFAGVVGNNDTPGVRERLPETRVVEHGGVRLAVAHGHEHTDTSLALFGRQSNADLVVVGHSHRPGFDYLGEVPVLNPGSHADPRWYEPAHAELHTDPLRGELVRPDGSVVESFAV
- a CDS encoding cation diffusion facilitator family transporter, translated to MASSKSVVIAALIANGSIAVMKFLGYLLTGSPSMLSETYHSISDTGNQVFLLVGIRYSGREADRDHPFGYGKAQFFYAFLVAVLLFGIAGWESLRHGYEAIVDPHAVSTNLVTLPVVGTEIPSVWVNYAVLLFAILFETWALWKAYQGLSAQMVEHEWATLREAFRKTSDVTTLTAFTEDSIALGGAAIALVGVYLSQVTGNPIYDAVGSVVIGLMLMGFALALAWENKRLLLGESVAGDEDERLRTIIRDAEGVTHIDGFRTVYFGPEQLLLTADVSFDPDLGTETIDERITAIERALKDAEPQIRKVYLEPEL